In Cicer arietinum cultivar CDC Frontier isolate Library 1 chromosome 1, Cicar.CDCFrontier_v2.0, whole genome shotgun sequence, one DNA window encodes the following:
- the LOC101501541 gene encoding serine carboxypeptidase II-2 has protein sequence MCEVLSPQSEMARFEWSQIWVTDILILATLFLCSISFAIATDPFVQQGKDRIGRALPGQNFNINFEHYSGYITVNEDTGRNLFYWFIEAEHQDPTSKPLLLWFNGGPGCSSIAFGEAEEIGPFHINPDGNTLYLNPYSWNQVANILFVDSPVGVGFSYSNTSSELLNNGDKRTAEDSLIFLLKWFERFPQYKKTDFFISGESYAGHYVPQLSQLIVNHNSATKQNPINFKGYMVGNALTDDFYDQLGIFQFMWTSGMISDQTFKLLNLLCDSQSVEHPSTSCEKILEIADDELGNLDPYSIYTPPCHGNDNHKVKRKHSIGRLRATYDPCTEKHSIKYFNQPEVQRILHVDPHHKPEKWETCSDLVNINWKDSPRTVLDIYRELIPTGLRIWMFSGNTDSVIPVTSTRYTIDALKLPTVSPWRAWYDDGEVGGWIQEYAGLTFVTIRGAGHEVPLHKPKLALTLFKAFLAGTSMPTLEPLPVAAF, from the exons ATGTGTGAGGTGCTATCTCCACAATCTGAAATGGCTAGATTCGAGTGGTCACAAATTTGGGTCACAGACATCCTAATATTGGCGACCCTTTTCCTATGCAGCATCAGTTTTGCAATAGCAACAGACCCATTTGTCCAACAAGGGAAGGACAGGATTGGTAGGGCACTCCCAGGTCAAAACTTCAACATCAACTTTGAACACTATTCCGGGTATATCACAGTGAACGAGGATACTGGTAGGAACCTGTTCTATTGGTTCATTGAAGCAGAACATCAAGATCCTACTTCAAAACCTCTTCTTTTGTGGTTCAATGGTGGTCCTGGTTGTTCATCTATTGCTTTTGGCGAGGCTGAGGAAATTGGCCCTTTTCATATTAACCCAGATGGCAATACCCTTTATCTTAATCCTTATTCTTGGAATCAAG TTGCcaatattctttttgttgacTCTCCTGTTGGAGTTGGATTTTCATATTCGAATACTTCATCTGAGCTTCTCAACAATGGCGATAAGAGGACAG CTGAGGACTCTCTCATATTTCTATTGAAGTGGTTTGAGCGTTTCCCCCAGTATAAAAAAACAGACTTTTTCATCAGTGGTGAGAGCTATGCAG GACATTATGTTCCCCAACTTAGCCAACTTATTGTCAACCACAACTCAGCTACAAAACAGAATCCTATAAATTtcaaaggttacatg GTAGGAAATGCTCTAACAGATGATTTCTATGATCAATTGGGGATTTTCCAGTTTATGTGGACGAGTGGTATGATATCAGATCAAACATTCAAGCTCTTAAACCTGCTATGTGATTCTCAGTCTGTCGAACACCCGTCAACTTCGTGTGAAAAAATCTTGGAAATTGCTGATGATGAACTTGGTAATTTAGACCCATACAGTATCTATACCCCTCCTTGCCATGGTAATGATAATCATAAGGTTAAAAGAAAGCAT AGTATCGGAAGACTCCGAGCTACATATGATCCGTGCACCGAGAAGCACAGCATTAAGTACTTCAATCAACCTGAGGTCCAAAGGATTCTGCATGTTGATCCACATCATAAGCCTGAGAAATGGGAGACCTGCAG TGATTTGGTAAATATTAACTGGAAGGATTCTCCAAGAACAGTACTTGATATATACCGTGAACTTATTCCTACCGGGCTGCGAATATGGATGTTCAG TGGTAATACAGATTCTGTAATCCCGGTGACATCTACTCGCTATACCATAGATGCTCTCAAGCTTCCAACTGTGAGCCCCTGGCGAGCATGGTATGATGATGGAGAG GTAGGAGGATGGATCCAAGAATATGCCGGACTCACGTTTGTAACCATAAGGGGTGCAGGGCACGAAGTTCCTCTTCATAAACCAAAACTTGCTCTAACATTGTTCAAAGCCTTCTTAGCAGGAACCTCCATGCCCACTCTTGAGCCACTCCCCGTCGCCGCCTTTTGA